Proteins encoded together in one Pseudomonadota bacterium window:
- a CDS encoding O-acetyl-ADP-ribose deacetylase, whose translation MSAKLDALQADITTLQVDAIVNAANSSLLGGGGVDGAIHRAAGSELYHECRLLGGCKTGEAKTTKGYDLLASYVIHTVGPVWRDGKNSEEQLLESCYRNSIAQAREYSVKTIAFPSISTGIFGFPISLASRIAVETVLDELNWKPGEIEKVVFCCFSNEDLEVYKDVFVELSV comes from the coding sequence ATGTCAGCGAAACTTGACGCCCTACAGGCTGATATTACCACCTTGCAGGTCGACGCGATCGTTAACGCTGCAAACTCTTCCCTCCTTGGGGGAGGTGGAGTAGACGGGGCCATACACAGGGCGGCGGGGTCCGAGCTCTACCACGAATGTAGACTACTTGGAGGCTGTAAAACTGGAGAGGCCAAAACGACCAAAGGCTACGATCTGCTCGCCAGCTACGTTATTCATACAGTTGGTCCCGTCTGGAGAGACGGGAAAAACTCAGAAGAGCAACTGCTAGAGTCATGCTACAGAAATTCTATTGCGCAAGCGCGAGAATATTCGGTTAAGACAATCGCGTTTCCAAGCATTAGCACTGGAATATTTGGCTTTCCTATTTCTCTTGCGTCTCGAATCGCGGTTGAGACGGTTTTAGATGAACTAAATTGGAAACCAGGCGAGATTGAAAAGGTCGTTTTTTGCTGTTTTTCCAATGAGGATCTGGAAGTATATAAGGATGTGTTTGTTGAGTTATCCGTCTAA